One segment of Salvia splendens isolate huo1 chromosome 20, SspV2, whole genome shotgun sequence DNA contains the following:
- the LOC121782712 gene encoding protein FAM135B-like, with protein MSVLLQHFKWMINGFDKSSSMSPRRLNGPDAMPLHQPKFVQPHKSPLDPINVKHNSDTVQLPILGAIHKISIYIHRFHNLDLFQQGWYQLKITIRWENDDSGSFGTPARVVQYEAPDLGSDDKYGVWRIDDTDHSFSTQPFRIRYARQDILLAMMISFNLSLSKLEDPSTSAVIVKFELLYAPVLENRYNVDSCLDTSPAAVHEFRLPPKALLGLHAYCPVHFDAFHAVLVDASVHASLLKSEVHSPSLKVPSDSTDDKRDLAVEHNKSKQVMLLKALSSAHDILLEELQKLSKAIDVPIEMEDISSSILFGFTQRSDQDSADAEVPVQISSKPLNVSQKQNGKVDFQHDFLYSFSEEKLAKSFDLICNQVNHLWSTFLNFHRANAKKILESLCNQWAVDRKAEWSIWMVYTKAEMPHQYISSVVDDTTIRGLRGRGSSLRKLTGDPAQTAAMRAELHRRSIAQMRINNRSIQDLYMFGDPSRIPIVIVERAVNAPLSSTKGIFSFNQLDPKYTNGLVAGVDSLPSNKLSGTIRQTGRVLKIVVFVHGFQGHHLDLRLVRNQWLLIDPKAEFLMSEVNEDKTSGDFREMGQRLAKEVVSFVKKKMDKASRSGNLRTIKLSFVGHSIGNIILRTALTETIMEPYLRFLHTYLSVSGPHLGYLYSSNSLFNGGLWLLKKLKGTQCIHQLTFTDDPDLQNTFLYKLCKEKTLEHFKNIILLSSPQDGYVPHHSARIEMCPASSGDYSKKGKLFLEMLNEYLDQIRAPSSEHRVLLRCDVNFDISLQGRSLNTLIGRAAHIEFLETDIFAKFIMWSFPDLFR; from the exons ATGTCAGTTTTACTTCAGCATTTCAAATGGATGATCAATGGTTTCGATAAATCATCATCAATGAGTCCTAGGAGGTTGAATGGTCCTGATGCCATGCCCTTACATCAGCCAAAGTTTGTTCAGCCCCATAAGTCTCCATTGGATCCTATCAATGTCAAACATAACAGCGACACAGTTCAATTGCCTATTTTAGGGGCTATACATAAGATTTCCATTTACATCCACCGATTTCACAACCTTGACTTGTTTCAGCAAGG ATGGTATCAACTCAAGATTACGATTAGGTGGGAGAATGATGATTCTGGCTCCTTCGGAACGCCAGCAAGAGTTGTTCAATATGAAG CACCTGATTTGGGTTCTGATGATAAATATGGTGTCTGGAGAATTGATGACACTGACCATAGCTTTTCAACTCAACCTTTTCGAATCAGATATGCAAGACAGGATATTCTGTTGGCAATGATGATCTCTTTCAACTTATCTCTCAGTAAACTTGAG GATCCTTCAACCTCTGCTGTTATTGTGAAGTTTGAGCTGTTGTATGCTCCTGTTTTGGAGAACAG GTATAATGTCGATTCTTGTTTGGATACATCCCCTGCTGCAGTCCATGAATTTCGGCTACCCCCTAAAGCTCTTTTAGGGTTGCATGCCTACTGTCCAGTTCATTTTGATGCATTTCACGCTGTATTAGTTGATGCAAGTGTACATGCCAGCCTTCTGAAAAGTGAGGTTCACAGTCCCTCGCTGAAGGTACCCAG TGATTCTACAGATGACAAACGTGACCTTGCTGTGGAGCACAACAAATCAAAACAA GTCATGCTTTTGAAAGCATTATCAAGTGCTCACGACATACTTCTAGAAGAGCTACAAAAGCTCAGCAAGGCTATTGACGTACCAATTGAAATGGAAGATATTTCTTCTAGCATATTATTCGGTTTCACTCAAAGATCTGATCAGGACTCGGCAGATGCTGAAGTTCCAGTCCAAATTTCAAGCAAACCCCTAAATGTTTCACAG AAACAAAATGGTAAAGTTGATTTTCAGCATGATTTCCTCTATTCGTTCTCTGAAGAAAAGCTGGCCAAGTCATTCGATTTGATCTGCAATCAAGTGAATCACTTGTGGAGCACGTTTTTAAATTTCCACAG GGCTAATGCGAAGAAGATTCTTGAATCTCTTTGCAACCAGTGGGCTGTCGATCGCAAAGCTGAATGGTCAATCTGGATGGTTTACACTAAGGCTGAGATGCCACATCAGTATATAAGCAGCGTAGTGGATGACACCACCATCCGTGGATTACGTGGTCGAGGATCCTCACTGCGGAAGTTAACCGGCGAT CCTGCTCAGACTGCTGCTATGAGGGCGGAGCTCCATAGGCGAAGTATCGCACAAATGAGG ATCAATAATCGTTCTATTCAAGACTTGTATATGTTTGGAGATCCATCACGCATCCCCATCGTAATTGTAGAGCGAGCTGTCAATGCACCTCTTTCTtcaaccaaaggaatttttTCTTTCAATCAGCTGGACCCGAAATATACGAATGGCTTGGTTGCTGGAGTTGACTCTCTTCCCTCAAACAAGCTATCTGGCACCATTCGTCAAACTGGCCGTGTTCTCAAGATTGTAGTTTTTGTCCATGGATTCCAG GGCCATCACCTGGACTTACGTCTCGTCCGAAACCAATGGCTTCTAATAGACCCGAAGGCAGAATTTCTTATGTCGGAAGTTAACGAAGACAAAACATCTGGAGACTTTAGAGAAATGGGCCAGAGGCTAGCAAAGGAAGTCGTATCTTTCGTGAAAAAGAAAATGGATAAGGCGTCTAGATCCGGGAACTTGAGAACGATCAAGCTTAGCTTCGTTGGACATTCCATCGGAAACATCATTCTGAGAACTGCACTTACAG AGACTATTATGGAACCATATCTGAGATTCCTGCACACGTATCTCTCGGTATCTGGCCCACATCTTGGTTATCTTTACAGTTCGAACTCGTTGTTTAATGGCGGTTTGTGGCTCCTGAAGAAGCTCAAAGGCACACAGTGCATTCATCAGCTGACTTTCACAGATGATCCTGATCTACAAAATACTTTCTTATACAAACTGTGCAAG GAGAAAACGTTGGAGCATTTCAAAAACATCATCTTGTTATCTTCACCTCAG GATGGCTACGTTCCACATCATTCCGCGAGGATCGAAATGTGTCCTGCATCGTCAGGAGACTACTCAAAAAAAGGCAAGCTTTTCCTCGAGATGCTAAACGAATACCTGGACCAGATACGGGCACCTTCCTCCGAGCACCGTGTGTTGCTGCGCTGCGATGTCAATTTCGACATCTCCCTGCAGGGAAGAAGCCTGAACACCTTGATCGGCCGTGCTGCTCACATCGAGTTCCTCGAGACGGACATCTTCGCCAAATTCATAATGTGGTCCTTCCCGGACTTGTTCCGTTGA
- the LOC121782489 gene encoding ATP-dependent Clp protease proteolytic subunit 2, mitochondrial-like, translated as MMRSLFSRNLINIAKSSVKPATAVAGGRRCYSLVPMVIEHSSRGERAYDIFSRLLKERIICINGPISDDTAHVVVAQLLFLESENPAKPIHMYLNSPGGAVTAGLAIYDTMQYIRSPINTICLGQAASMASLLLAAGAKGERRSLPNATIMIHQPSGGYSGQAKDISIHTKQIIRVWDALNDLYCKHTGQSLEVIQANMDRDYFMTAEEAKEFGIIDEVINERPMSLVADAVANEGKDKGSS; from the exons ATGATGCGAAGCCTCTTCTCCCGAAATCTAATCAATATCGCCAAATCCTCGGTGAAACCCGCCACCGCCGTCGCCGGCGGCCGAAGGTGCTATAGCCTGGTGCCCATGGTGATCGAGCATTCATCGAGAGGGGAGCGCGCCTACGACATTTTCTCTCGGCTACTGAAAGAGCGCATCATTTGCATCAACGGCCCCATCTCCGACGATACCGCCCACGTCGTCGTCGCGCAGCTGCTCTTCCTCGAGTCGGAGAATCCTGCCAAGCCAATTCACATGTATCTGAATTCCCCCGGTGGCGCTGTTACTGCTG GTCTTGCTATCTATGACACAATGCAGTATATCCGATCTCCCATCAATACTATATGTCTTGGTCAAGCTGCATCAATGGCTTCTCTCTTACTGGCTGCTGGTGCAAAGGGTGAAAGGCGGTCCCTCCCAAATGCTACAATAATGATACATCAGCCTTCTGGCGGGTACAGTGGGCAGGCTAAAGACATAAGTATCCATACCAAGCAAATTATTCGTGTTTGGGATGCATTGAATGATCTCTACTGTAAACACACTGGACAGTCACTTGAAGTAATCCAAGCAAACATGGACCGTGATTATTTCATGACAGCTGAGGAGGCCAAGGAGTTTGGAATAATTGATGAGGTTATAAATGAAAGACCGATGTCACTTGTGGCTGATGCTGTAGCAAACGAGGGGAAAGATAAGGGTTCAAGTTAA
- the LOC121780689 gene encoding transcription factor MYB1R1-like: MSISGDSPATTTSGVGEIMLFGVRVKVDPMRKSVSMNNLSEYEQVSNTSKPEKAKERGGAAGYASADDAAPQPTGGSGDRKRGTPWTEEEHKRFLVGLQKVGKGDWRGISKNYVKTRTPTQVASHAQKYFIRRSNLNCRRRRTSLFDITTDSVAAMPMKEARNRQQIPAQPVARPPSVPRPLTSNANLFSTMNGPVLVPMQGGNPSQNCQNFLANSSSAMFVHRLSPPPTSALAELSLNQQVPPEPSPLSLQLSLSTGSSFPVTPSYKKGDGIVSVA; this comes from the exons ATGTCGATCTCCGGAGATTCTCCGGCTACCACCACGAGCGGCGTTGGCGAGATCATGCTGTTCGGTGTGAGAGTGAAGGTCGATCCGATGAGGAAGAGCGTGAGTATGAATAACCTCTCCGAATACGAGCAGGTTAGTAACACAAGCAAGCCGGAGAAGGCGAAGGAGCGCGGCGGAGCTGCCGGATACGCCTCCGCGGATGACGCAGCGCCTCAGCCGACTGGAGGTAGCGGCGATCGTAAGCGAG GAACTCCATGGACAGAGGAAGAGCACAAGCGCTTCCTCGTTGGATTGCAGAAGGTTGGGAAAGGAGATTGGAGAGGAATATCTAAGAATTATGTGAAGACTCGTACGCCGACTCAGGTTGCTAGTCACGCTCAGAAGTACTTCATCCGCCGGAGCAACCTCAATTGCCGGCGCAGGCGTACCAGCCTCTTCGACATCACCACTGACTCG GTTGCTGCAATGCCAATGAAAGAGGCCAGAAACCGGCAACAGATCCCGGCTCAGCCCGTTGCACGGCCACCCTCTGTGCCTCGGCCATTGACATCCAATGCCAATCTATTCTCAACCATGAATGGTCCTGTTCTAGTACCAATGCAAGGTGGGAATCCATCACAAAACTGTCAAAATTTCTTAGCAAACAGCTCATCAGCCATGTTTGTTCATCGTCTCTCTCCGCCTCCGACCTCGGCCCTGGCTGAGCTGAGCTTGAACCAGCAAGTTCCTCCCGAGCCATCCCCATTGTCACTGCAGCTGTCCCTGTCCACGGGTTCATCGTTCCCGGTGACACCAAGCTACAAAAAGGGTGATGGCATTGTTAGTGTTGCTTGA